A single window of Dermacentor albipictus isolate Rhodes 1998 colony chromosome 1, USDA_Dalb.pri_finalv2, whole genome shotgun sequence DNA harbors:
- the MagR gene encoding iron-sulfur cluster assembly 1 homolog, mitochondrial: protein MASKLTATVRAVGSKRLNVPQRAALVLTKTAVDRVKTLLATNKDFIGLRVGVKHRGCNGLTYVLDYATEKGKFDVEVQQDGVKVFIDAKAQLTLLGTEMDYVETELSSEFVFNNPNVKGTCGCGESFTV, encoded by the coding sequence ATGGCGTCGAAGCTCACAGCTACTGTGCGTGCAGTGGGCTCGAAGCGGCTCAACGTGCCACAACGGGCCGCGCTCGTTCTTACCAAAACAGCGGTGGATCGCGTCAAGACTTTGCTAGCCACAAACAAAGACTTCATTGGGTTGCGAGTTGGCGTCAAACATCGGGGCTGCAATGGCCTTACGTACGTTTTAGACTACGCCACTGAGAAAGGCAAGTTCGACGTTGAAGTGCAACAGGACGGAGTCAAAGTTTTCATCGACGCCAAGGCTCAACTAACACTTCTCGGCACAGAAATGGATTACGTTGAGACAGAGCTGTCCAGCGAATTTGTTTTCAACAACCCTAACGTCAAGGGTACCTGCGGTTGTGGCGAGAGCTTCACTGTGTGA